GCCACATCGGGAATTCTGGATAGATCAACTGGATCACCAGCGCTCCTGCGTACAGTGCCCCCGCGGTGTCGATCAGGATGTTCCCCGTAACCGTAACGACCGAAAAGTAGTAGCGCGACCTCTCGTCGAACCGGCGTTCCAGAAACTCCGGCATCGTAAATATTTGAGACCGCAGATAGAAGGGGAGGAAGAAGAGAGCGAAGATGATGAGCACCACGACGGCCATCCATTCGTAGTTGAAGACCGCGATCCCGGTCGAGTACGCCTCTCCCGCCATCCCGACCAGGCTGCTCGTCGACATGTTTGACGCATAGAGCGAGAATCCGATCAGGCCCCAGGTTAGTGACCGGCCGGCCAGGAAATAATCGTCCGTCGATTTTTGTTCGCGTGAGAAATAGAATCCGATGCCAACGATGACCAGGATATACAGGGCCACCATCACGAGGTCGATGAACTGAAGTTCAAATTGAGGCATGAGGTGAGGGCAAGTCGAGAGGGCGAAAAAGCAGGTTCAGATTACGTCCAGGCACTCCGCTGGGCGTCCTACAGGCTCGTACAATATACGTAAATGAACCACATACGGAAAACACCGGCCCGACCCACAGGTGGCCAAGCCGGTGCATTTCCGTTGGGCACCCGCGTGAAAACGGGCACCATCAGAGGATGATGTTAGAAGGTGTACGTCATCGACAGCTCCACGCGTCGTCCAAGGATCGGACGCGCCATGTAGATATCCTGCTCGACAGCAGCGACCTGGCCGGCACGTGGGTTGCCTTCAGTGAGACCGATCGTGTTCGTCAGGTTCGTGCCGACGGCGCGGACTTTCACGTTGCCAAAGGTGGCCGAGGCGCCTGCATCAATCACGTAGTAATCTGGCAGCGTGACGTTGTTGGCGTCATCCACGAACCGTTCGCCGTAGTATTTGCCAGCGGCAAAAATCTGGTACCGGTCCGCAAAGGTGTACGACGGACGGAGGTTGACGATATACTGCGGGATGCGTCGCACCCGGTTGCCTTCGAAGTCAAAGTCTTCGGCATTCACACCCGGCTCCTGCTGAACGCGATCGAGAATGCTAGGATCGTCAAACTCAAGACCCGTGTACTCCGGGTTCTGAATGGTTGCCGTCAGATTGGTGCGGAAACCTCCCTGCTGGTAAATGACCTCGGTCTCGATACCGATCGTCCGTGAGTCGGCGAAGCGAACCAGCGGGACGAGATCATTTCCAAGTACGACCTCGTCAGCGAACGGGATGTTCGTGAGCGAGCTGTAAAACCCAGCGGTGAAGACGGCGAGGCGAGGCGAGTTGTATTTTACGCCGGCCTCAGCCTGGTAAACTTCTTCCGCGTCGCCTTTTTCGTCGACGGTGCCGTCGGCCCATTCGTCGAAGTCAGGCATCCGGAAGCCACGGGAGCCACGGGCGAAGACAGCGAAGCGTTCGCTAAACGTGTAGTTCGCACCCACGGATGCAGACCACTCGTCGAACTGATAGCTGTAGTTGTCTACTGCATCGGTGCCCGTCGCGAAATTGTTGTCGTAGAGCGTGGAGTTGTCGCCATCGAGATCCACGTTTGTTGCTCCCTCCACGTTACCACTGAACGTACCTCGTTCGACACGTCCGCTGATGTCGAGGCGGAAGTTCTCGGTGAGTTGCCATTCATCGCCTGCGAAGGCAGCGATGGCCGTACCCTGTCCCTGATGACGTCGGTAGAGCGTACCGTATCGACGGAAGCCGTTCTCTGTGGCCTCCGCGACGGTATTGCCACCTGCATCCTCGAGCGCGAGGTTCAGCATTCGGGGCCGGTCACGCACCTCCAGCAGCATGTCGTTCCAGTGCCAGAGTTCTTCGGCTCGATACGTGCTGAGATAGAGGCCTCCACTGAGTGCATGATCACCCGCTGCGTAGTTGATACGGAAGTCATTCGCAAAATTGGATAGAGGCTTCTCGACGTGCCACCAGCCAACCTCTGCGACGAGGCCATTGCCATTGGCGTTTGCAGGGTTGAAGGTTGCACTATCGTATGCATAAGAGTAGCTGTAATCCGTCGCACCGACGTCCGTTGCCAGGTCCTCGGCGTAGGTGACTGCATCGAATGGATTACTCAGCGAGAACGCGGCATTAAACGTCACGTCCGCCTGCATCGCCATCGATTTGTTCTCGATCGTAACTCCGTTATCCAACTCAAAGAAGAGTTCGGCCTGGAGCGATCCGAGGACCGGGTTCATGCCCTGTGTCAGATCGCGAGAAACGCGACCCTGTCCGTCTGGGCTGGGAACGCGGATCAAGCCCGCGTCGCGGGTTGTCATCGTTCCGTAATTAGGATCGAAGCCTGCGATCCCTTCCGGATCATCCGGATTCTGAAGTGGAATCGGGAGGTAGAAGATGTTCTGGTCGTTCAGGTATCGACCGTGTACGCGGAAGTATCCGTTGTCGAGGAGGCGCGTAACGTTGGCATTGATCTGGCCGCCCTTGTTTCCGGGGAAGCCGGGATCGCGCACGCCCTCGTCGTAGCGGTAGAAGCCACCGACGTTGAAGCGCCAGTCGTCCCCCATCGGCCCGCCGACGTTCAGGTCCGTGCGGATCTTACCACGCGTCGCGCCGGTGACCTTCACGAGGCCGCCCAGCTCGTTGCCGCCCGTCTTGCTGACGAAGTTGACGATGCCGCCCGGAGCGTTCGATGCAAAGACCGAGGCCGTGCCACCGCGGACGCCTTCCATGCGTTGCACAGTTTCATCGACGCGGAAGAGGAGGTCGACATTCGTGAAGGCCAGTTCGGGCGAATCGAAGACCGGCATACCGTTATGTTGCATCGAGACGTACCGGAAAGAGCCATCGGCCGGGATGCCTCGTGCGAACAGGTTGTTGCCACCCTCCCCGCCGGAGCTTTCTACGTAAAAGCCAGGTATGGCTTTGAGCAGATCCGCCGTACTTTGCGGAGCGTTGGCTTCGATGTCTTCGGCAGAGAGCGTGGTGACCGCGACGCTGGACTCGATCTTTTCCTTCGGGTTAAACGATGCCGTGACGACGGCCTCGCCCATCTGGAGAAGATCAGACTCGAGAACAAATTCTACCGAGGTCGTTTCTTCCGCGCGGACCTCGATCTCTTTTTCTTCCTTCGTGTAGCCTACAAATTGAGCTCGGAGGGTGTACTCGCCAGCCGGGACCCTCGAAATGGTGAACGCCCCGGAGCCGTCCGTGACGCTTCCGCGCTGTGTACCGACGATGGAGACCTGAGCACCCGGAAGCGGAGCGCCTTCTCCGTCCATCACCGTACCCTCAATGGTCCCGGTGTCCTGGGCAAACGCTGTGGCGGGAAGGATGAAAACGACTGCAAGGAAAGCGATGAATGTGGCCATCGCGCCGTGCCAAGCCTCGGCAGTGAGCATCTGACATGCTCGACTCGTCGTGTATCGATGACATTTCATAGTTGTGCGAGATGTGTGGACGAAATGGATGAAGTAAAAAAGTGTGGAAGCGATTCCAGGTTGTAGCGTATAAGAATGAAAGCACGTAGCCGATTGGCACTTTCTCTCATGGAAGCGCTACCACTTGGTGAAATGCTTCCGACCCAGAAGAGCTTTGTTGTAACATGCGGGTTTAGTTAGCAGCATGTGTTGATGTCAGAATTATACCCGGTCGTCCCCACCTTTATCAATCGGTGCAGGCACATAATATGGGAAGATAACGTAAACGGTTATTCCACAGTAATATGTGCGAAGTGGCTCACCGGTCCCGGAGAGTTCCGGGCAGTAGGTTGTGCGGAACCGAAGTATAATGACGATCCGAGGTGTAATCCAGATCGTGCGATGAGGCTGCGGGTTTGTACGGATTTATGTCTTCCTGCAATTACATCGCCTCACGTAGATTCGATCGCATCGAGTGGGTCGTCGTGTCGGGACTGTCGGTCATGCGTGACCCTCGTTCTATTCTTCTATCGGATTCAGCTTTTCCATGCAAGACGGTACGTTCAGTCTTGAACTGATCGACTACGCGATCATCGTGGTCTATTTCGCCGGCGTGATTGCTCACGGCCTCTACGTGAGCCGCGGCCACGAGAGTGCAGATGACTATTTTCTCGCGGGGCGAAATCTTCCGTGGTATCTCATCGGGTTCTCGCTCTTTGCCTCTAACATGTCGGGGTCAAGTTTTGTGGGCTTGATGGGGGCGTCCTATAGCAACGGCGTTGTCGTTTTCAACTATGAGTGGACGGCTGCTATCGTCCTCATCTTCTTCGCTCTGTTCATGCTGCCGGCGTTCTTGCGGGCTGGGATCTACACGATCCCGCAATTCCTGACCAGTCGATACGACAAACGGTCACGCGTAGCGTACTCGCTCTTTACCGTCCTCGCCATCATGTTCATCGACACGGCGGGGGCGCTGTACGCGGGCGGCCTGGTAATCGCGAACGTGATCCCGGGTTTTACTCTCTGGTCGGCCGTGGCTGTCCTGGCCGTCGTTGCTGGGGTCTACACGATTCTTGGTGGGCTGGAGGCGGTCGTCGTTACAGATACGGTGCAGGCCATTTTGCTAGTCATTGGAGCGTCGGCCATCTTCTTCTTTGGCTTGGATGCCGTTGGGGGGTGGGACGAAATGATGGCGCGCCTCTCTGCGGAGAATACGAGCCTGATCATGCCCATGGGCGATGACTTTTTACCGTGGCCTGGCATCCTCGGCGTGGTCTTGCTCGGTTTTTACTACTGGACGCTCAATCAATTCGTGGTTCAGCGGACGCTCGGTGCACGAGATCTTGACCAGGGACGGAAGGGAGCTTTGTTTGCCGGATTGCTCAAGATCCCGAACCTGTTCATCATGATCTTGCCTGGCGTCTTCGCCATCATCTTGTTTCCAGGCCTGGACAACCCCGATATGGCCTTCCCGACGCTCGCAGCTGAACTTCTGCCGGTCGGGTTCCGCGGTCTCATTCTAACGGCACTCATCGCTGCTATTATGTCGAGCCTTGACTCGGCCCTGAACGCCGCTGCCACGCTCG
This DNA window, taken from Longibacter salinarum, encodes the following:
- a CDS encoding TonB-dependent receptor, with the protein product MLTAEAWHGAMATFIAFLAVVFILPATAFAQDTGTIEGTVMDGEGAPLPGAQVSIVGTQRGSVTDGSGAFTISRVPAGEYTLRAQFVGYTKEEKEIEVRAEETTSVEFVLESDLLQMGEAVVTASFNPKEKIESSVAVTTLSAEDIEANAPQSTADLLKAIPGFYVESSGGEGGNNLFARGIPADGSFRYVSMQHNGMPVFDSPELAFTNVDLLFRVDETVQRMEGVRGGTASVFASNAPGGIVNFVSKTGGNELGGLVKVTGATRGKIRTDLNVGGPMGDDWRFNVGGFYRYDEGVRDPGFPGNKGGQINANVTRLLDNGYFRVHGRYLNDQNIFYLPIPLQNPDDPEGIAGFDPNYGTMTTRDAGLIRVPSPDGQGRVSRDLTQGMNPVLGSLQAELFFELDNGVTIENKSMAMQADVTFNAAFSLSNPFDAVTYAEDLATDVGATDYSYSYAYDSATFNPANANGNGLVAEVGWWHVEKPLSNFANDFRINYAAGDHALSGGLYLSTYRAEELWHWNDMLLEVRDRPRMLNLALEDAGGNTVAEATENGFRRYGTLYRRHQGQGTAIAAFAGDEWQLTENFRLDISGRVERGTFSGNVEGATNVDLDGDNSTLYDNNFATGTDAVDNYSYQFDEWSASVGANYTFSERFAVFARGSRGFRMPDFDEWADGTVDEKGDAEEVYQAEAGVKYNSPRLAVFTAGFYSSLTNIPFADEVVLGNDLVPLVRFADSRTIGIETEVIYQQGGFRTNLTATIQNPEYTGLEFDDPSILDRVQQEPGVNAEDFDFEGNRVRRIPQYIVNLRPSYTFADRYQIFAAGKYYGERFVDDANNVTLPDYYVIDAGASATFGNVKVRAVGTNLTNTIGLTEGNPRAGQVAAVEQDIYMARPILGRRVELSMTYTF
- a CDS encoding sodium:solute symporter produces the protein MQDGTFSLELIDYAIIVVYFAGVIAHGLYVSRGHESADDYFLAGRNLPWYLIGFSLFASNMSGSSFVGLMGASYSNGVVVFNYEWTAAIVLIFFALFMLPAFLRAGIYTIPQFLTSRYDKRSRVAYSLFTVLAIMFIDTAGALYAGGLVIANVIPGFTLWSAVAVLAVVAGVYTILGGLEAVVVTDTVQAILLVIGASAIFFFGLDAVGGWDEMMARLSAENTSLIMPMGDDFLPWPGILGVVLLGFYYWTLNQFVVQRTLGARDLDQGRKGALFAGLLKIPNLFIMILPGVFAIILFPGLDNPDMAFPTLAAELLPVGFRGLILTALIAAIMSSLDSALNAAATLVSIDFVKEARPNIDDDALVRFGRGFTAFAMVVGAIYAPSIASFENLFEYFQSVLAYVTPPIVAVYLIGLFWKRANGSGAFAAILVGLVVGVSAFVTKEVMGLWGAWGFPELHYTYMAIVMFILGSGVLVVGSLMTPAPDPDSIAEYTFTQEIFTKDLLRLDRPWYEDIRYQSFCLSGLMMLTIFYFW